A single region of the Arthrobacter sp. V1I7 genome encodes:
- a CDS encoding transposase, with translation MAEQRRVQGRRRVKTDALDLEAITELVLAGRGIPVTAHEAVIGELGAWAVHRTRRVQVRTATKNQLTAEFADPCRLEALGAGRFIRSAAARGLAVRRPLAERIVGAARDTLATVDAPVARRVLAEYLALPAELTAQIDAAEAELARLLPLSPFATLTTTPGWGVVSAGNYTGALGDPHRWPGPSQIYRASRLSPAQYESAGKRRDGSISREGSVALRRALIDLGVGLWFNDTPSRAYAAVLKTGGQTWRGHRLRHGAPCHPDRLRPPAGKAPLPDPKEVRGFPSQPGPAVRRWNRRRAGTDADTAMADAFRVTPHLAWRPALRPWAARTTPDDPVTAEVG, from the coding sequence GTGGCCGAACAGCGCAGGGTCCAGGGACGCCGCCGGGTCAAGACGGACGCCCTGGATCTGGAAGCGATCACGGAGCTGGTGCTGGCCGGCCGCGGCATCCCGGTTACGGCGCACGAGGCGGTGATCGGGGAGTTGGGCGCGTGGGCCGTGCACCGGACCCGCCGGGTCCAGGTGCGGACGGCGACGAAGAACCAGTTGACGGCCGAATTCGCCGACCCTTGCCGGCTCGAGGCGCTGGGCGCGGGCCGGTTCATCCGGTCCGCGGCCGCCCGCGGACTGGCGGTGCGCCGGCCACTGGCCGAACGCATCGTCGGTGCTGCCCGCGACACCCTGGCCACCGTGGACGCGCCGGTGGCCCGCCGCGTGCTCGCCGAGTACCTGGCCCTGCCGGCAGAGCTGACCGCGCAGATCGACGCGGCCGAGGCCGAGCTCGCCCGGCTGCTGCCGCTGAGCCCGTTCGCGACCCTCACCACCACCCCGGGCTGGGGTGTGGTGAGTGCCGGGAACTATACCGGGGCGCTGGGCGACCCGCACCGCTGGCCCGGACCGTCGCAGATCTACCGGGCGTCGAGGCTGTCCCCGGCGCAGTATGAGTCGGCAGGCAAACGGCGCGACGGATCCATCAGCAGGGAAGGCAGCGTGGCGCTGCGCCGGGCCCTGATCGATCTCGGTGTGGGGCTGTGGTTCAACGATACGCCGAGCCGGGCCTACGCGGCCGTGCTCAAAACGGGGGGGCAAACATGGCGGGGTCATCGCCTGCGCCACGGCGCACCGTGCCACCCGGATCGCCTACGCCCGCCAGCCGGGAAAGCCCCGCTTCCGGACCCGAAGGAGGTGCGCGGTTTTCCTTCACAACCCGGGCCGGCGGTGAGACGCTGGAACCGACGAAGGGCCGGAACAGACGCCGATACAGCTATGGCGGACGCTTTCCGCGTTACGCCGCATCTAGCATGGCGCCCGGCCCTTCGCCCCTGGGCAGCCCGGACGACGCCAGATGACCCGGTAACCGCCGAGGTCGGATAA
- a CDS encoding IS256 family transposase: MVAPAPADALDEQLVQQLSERARAEGLRLTGEGGLLSRLTKMVVESALEGEMEDHLGYARHDPAGRDGGNSRNGTRSKELLTEAGPVQIAVPRDRDGSFTPELVRKRQRRLSGLDDLVISLSAKGLTHGEICAHLAEVYGAEVSKQTISTITEKVLEGLAAWQSRPLDPVYPVIFIDAVNVKIRDGQVTNRPIYVALAVTCEGTRDILGLWAGEHGDREGAKYWLRVLSEIKNRGTQDCLIVVCDGLKGLPEAIATVWPQTITQTCIVHLLRNSFRYASKKDWSAIAKDLKPVYTAASESDALDRFVEFSEKWEKRYPAIIRLWTNAWAEFVPFLQFDREIRTIICTTNAIESINARIRRAVNARGHFPTEQAALKCVYLAVMSLDPTGTGRQRWSNRWKAALNAFEVTFDGRLSAGKK, encoded by the coding sequence ATGGTTGCGCCGGCTCCGGCGGACGCGCTGGATGAGCAGTTGGTGCAGCAGCTGAGTGAGCGGGCGCGTGCGGAAGGCCTGCGGCTGACCGGTGAGGGCGGGCTGCTGTCCCGGCTGACGAAGATGGTCGTGGAATCGGCGCTGGAGGGCGAGATGGAGGACCATCTGGGCTACGCCCGGCACGATCCGGCTGGCAGGGACGGCGGGAACTCGCGGAACGGCACCCGGTCCAAGGAGCTGTTGACCGAGGCCGGTCCGGTGCAGATCGCGGTGCCGCGGGATCGGGACGGCTCGTTCACCCCGGAGCTGGTCAGGAAGCGGCAGCGCCGCCTGTCCGGGCTCGATGACCTGGTCATCTCGCTGTCCGCCAAGGGACTCACGCACGGGGAGATCTGCGCCCACCTGGCCGAGGTCTACGGCGCGGAGGTCTCCAAGCAGACGATCTCCACCATCACGGAGAAGGTCTTGGAGGGTTTGGCGGCCTGGCAGAGCCGGCCGCTGGATCCGGTCTATCCGGTGATCTTCATCGACGCGGTGAACGTGAAGATCCGCGACGGGCAGGTCACGAACCGGCCGATCTACGTGGCGCTGGCGGTGACCTGCGAGGGCACCCGTGACATCCTTGGGCTCTGGGCCGGCGAGCACGGTGACAGGGAGGGGGCGAAGTACTGGCTGCGGGTCCTGTCCGAGATCAAGAACCGCGGCACCCAGGACTGCCTGATTGTGGTCTGTGACGGGCTCAAGGGCCTGCCCGAGGCCATCGCCACCGTCTGGCCTCAGACGATCACCCAGACCTGCATTGTTCACCTTTTGCGCAACTCGTTCCGCTACGCGTCGAAGAAGGACTGGTCCGCGATCGCGAAGGACCTCAAGCCCGTCTACACGGCGGCGTCGGAATCCGATGCCCTGGACCGGTTCGTGGAGTTCAGCGAGAAGTGGGAAAAGCGCTACCCGGCGATCATCCGGCTCTGGACCAACGCCTGGGCCGAATTCGTGCCCTTCCTGCAGTTCGACCGCGAGATCCGCACGATCATCTGCACGACCAACGCCATAGAGAGCATCAACGCGCGCATCCGGCGAGCCGTGAATGCCCGCGGACACTTCCCCACGGAGCAGGCCGCGCTCAAATGCGTCTATCTGGCGGTCATGAGTCTGGACCCCACCGGGACGGGCCGACAACGCTGGTCCAACCGCTGGAAGGCTGCGCTCAATGCCTTCGAAGTCACCTTCGACGGACGCCTGTCCGCCGGCAAGAAATAA
- a CDS encoding IS110 family transposase: MPHARADVDAAGRVAGVDTHTDTHTLAILTENGAVVSTATFTADSRGYAALIDAVASAGPVRGIGVEGTNSYGAGLTRALQSAGHTVLEVLRPTRQVRRMNGKSDPVDAVEAARTVLSGRGISIPKDTNTAAESIRFLLGARKRFVSSMTSISNAIKGLLITAPEPVRARYRDLDTDALLRRLASSRPGSDLAGPEDAAGLALKTMACAHQELSDRVAGIETQLHELVQAHHPALLDVYGVGTLVAAQLVVTAGGNPERIRNEASFAALCGAAPIPASSGRTTRHRLNRGGDRQGNAALHRIALVRMRHDPKTRAYVERRTQDGKSKKEIIRCLKRAIVREIYRILTSPAVRTVQADLRAIRTKKNITLSQVAVALSTWPARISDIERKARPLPELADRYRNWLATA, encoded by the coding sequence ATGCCACACGCGAGAGCGGATGTCGACGCGGCCGGACGCGTCGCCGGGGTCGACACCCACACCGACACTCACACCCTTGCCATTCTCACCGAGAACGGCGCGGTGGTCTCCACCGCGACGTTCACGGCGGACAGCCGTGGCTATGCCGCGCTCATCGATGCCGTAGCCTCAGCCGGCCCCGTCCGGGGGATCGGTGTCGAGGGCACCAACTCCTACGGCGCCGGCCTGACCCGGGCCCTTCAGTCCGCCGGACACACCGTGCTGGAAGTCCTGCGCCCTACCCGGCAGGTGCGCCGGATGAATGGGAAATCAGATCCTGTCGACGCAGTCGAAGCTGCCCGTACGGTGCTTTCCGGCCGTGGCATCTCCATCCCGAAAGACACCAACACCGCCGCTGAATCCATCCGATTCCTGCTCGGCGCGCGGAAACGGTTCGTCTCCTCCATGACCTCGATCTCCAACGCCATTAAAGGGCTGCTGATCACCGCTCCAGAACCGGTCCGCGCCAGATACCGGGACCTGGACACGGACGCGCTGCTGCGCCGTCTGGCCAGTAGTCGTCCTGGATCCGATCTGGCCGGCCCTGAAGACGCCGCCGGGCTGGCCCTGAAGACGATGGCTTGCGCCCACCAGGAGCTCTCAGACCGCGTCGCCGGCATCGAGACGCAATTGCATGAACTCGTCCAGGCGCACCACCCAGCATTGCTGGATGTCTACGGCGTCGGGACCCTGGTCGCCGCGCAACTCGTCGTGACCGCGGGCGGCAACCCAGAGCGGATCCGCAACGAAGCGTCGTTCGCCGCGCTCTGCGGCGCCGCGCCAATCCCGGCGTCCTCCGGGCGCACCACCCGCCACCGGCTCAACCGTGGCGGCGACAGACAGGGTAACGCCGCCCTCCACCGCATCGCACTCGTCCGAATGCGCCACGACCCCAAAACCCGCGCCTACGTCGAGCGCCGCACACAGGATGGCAAGAGCAAGAAGGAAATCATCCGCTGCCTCAAAAGGGCCATCGTCCGAGAGATCTACCGCATCCTTACCAGCCCAGCAGTAAGGACGGTCCAAGCCGACCTCCGCGCCATTCGCACGAAAAAGAACATCACCCTCAGTCAAGTGGCCGTAGCCTTAAGCACGTGGCCCGCCCGGATCTCCGATATCGAGCGCAAAGCCCGGCCGCTGCCCGAACTCGCCGATCGCTACAGAAACTGGCTCGCCACCGCTTGA
- a CDS encoding universal stress protein: MTVLVAYASAPEGREALTEGIKEAHRRKSDLLIVNIGRGHHDLETQELQELEGQLTEAGLALTIESSILADPGDAVIQIAQDRGVEVIVIGLRHRSMVGKLILGSTVQRILLDATCPVLAVRADKL; encoded by the coding sequence ATGACGGTACTCGTAGCCTACGCATCCGCTCCCGAAGGCAGGGAGGCACTGACCGAGGGAATCAAGGAAGCCCACCGGCGGAAGTCAGACCTGCTCATTGTGAACATTGGCCGTGGCCACCACGACCTGGAGACGCAGGAACTACAGGAGCTCGAAGGCCAACTGACCGAAGCCGGCCTGGCCCTGACCATCGAATCCTCAATCCTGGCCGATCCGGGGGACGCGGTCATCCAGATCGCCCAGGACCGCGGCGTCGAAGTGATTGTCATTGGACTGAGACACCGGTCCATGGTGGGCAAGCTCATCCTCGGAAGCACCGTCCAGCGCATCCTGCTCGACGCCACCTGCCCCGTACTCGCAGTCCGGGCGGACAAACTCTGA
- a CDS encoding tripartite tricarboxylate transporter permease — translation MLDSAMAALASLADPSLLIMLLIGTVAGLIMGLIPGLGGTGAVAILLPITFGMEPPQALALLIGALAVVHTSDTVSAVLLGAPGSASASVTMLDGYSMAKKGQAARALTLAFLSSMAGGIIGAVGLTLAIPLARPLVLSFASPELFMLTVLGVSLAAVLSRGNIIKGVSAGLLGLILGMVGTSPTTAEERFTFGSLFLGDGLSLVAVALGIFGLAEIASRASQRRGEKQTISLGGGWGQGIREWLTHWTQVIRGALIGIWAGVLPGVGATAGTWMAYGQAVATAKDKRQFGKGDPRGIVGPESANNSVEAGDLIPTLLFGIPGGVPSAMLLGMLLTYGIQPGPSIITEHLDLMYLIVWSFAIASILGALLCFLSVKQLAKLTKVPFAVLAAGLVAIMLLGSFQEGGQLGDLWIMIILGVFGWLLKSTGFPRAPFLIGFVLAIPLERYYFLTDSLYEGFDWMARPGVMVFLAILILPMIWAFIKFIRARRHTNLDDGHRDEQPEDDEAPLKNSIWSLTASGIFFVAFAAALISSASFSPEARLVPQLVSTGGLIFSGILLFIEIRRRLRDRTPKADETLAEEAEGILAEEAEGILDAQPAKAGWTLDAKFALKTFLWMTGFLALTAAFGYLIAVTIFIPAFLLIVARARLKVAIIYTGVLYIVLLALPSLLPIDLPQGWLNTLV, via the coding sequence ATGCTTGACTCCGCAATGGCAGCGCTGGCATCCCTCGCTGACCCCTCCCTCCTCATCATGCTCCTGATCGGCACGGTCGCCGGTCTGATCATGGGCCTCATCCCGGGACTTGGCGGCACAGGAGCCGTTGCAATCCTGCTGCCCATCACCTTCGGCATGGAACCGCCCCAGGCTCTGGCGCTCCTCATCGGCGCCCTCGCCGTCGTTCACACCTCCGACACCGTCTCCGCCGTACTGCTCGGCGCCCCAGGTTCAGCATCAGCCAGCGTCACCATGCTCGACGGCTACTCCATGGCCAAGAAGGGGCAGGCAGCCCGCGCGCTGACCCTGGCGTTCCTCTCCTCCATGGCCGGAGGCATCATCGGCGCGGTCGGCCTGACCCTCGCGATCCCGCTGGCCCGGCCCCTAGTCCTTTCCTTCGCGAGTCCCGAGCTCTTCATGTTGACCGTCCTCGGTGTATCTTTGGCGGCAGTCCTGTCACGGGGAAACATCATCAAGGGAGTCTCGGCAGGCCTCCTTGGCCTGATCCTGGGCATGGTTGGAACTTCACCGACCACAGCTGAGGAACGCTTTACCTTCGGCAGCCTGTTCCTCGGCGACGGCCTGTCACTCGTCGCCGTTGCCCTGGGCATCTTCGGTCTGGCCGAAATCGCATCCCGCGCCAGCCAACGCCGCGGAGAAAAGCAAACCATCAGCCTCGGCGGAGGCTGGGGCCAGGGCATCCGGGAATGGCTCACCCACTGGACCCAGGTCATCCGCGGAGCGCTCATCGGTATCTGGGCAGGCGTCCTGCCCGGCGTCGGCGCCACCGCCGGAACTTGGATGGCCTACGGCCAGGCCGTCGCAACCGCCAAAGACAAGCGCCAGTTCGGCAAGGGAGACCCCCGCGGCATTGTCGGCCCCGAAAGCGCCAACAACTCCGTGGAAGCCGGCGACCTGATCCCCACCCTCCTCTTCGGCATCCCCGGCGGCGTGCCCTCAGCGATGCTCCTGGGAATGCTCCTCACCTACGGCATCCAGCCTGGCCCCTCCATCATCACCGAACACCTCGACCTGATGTACCTGATCGTCTGGTCCTTCGCGATCGCCTCGATCCTTGGCGCGCTGCTCTGCTTCCTCAGCGTCAAACAACTCGCAAAACTGACCAAGGTCCCCTTCGCCGTCCTGGCAGCAGGCCTCGTAGCCATCATGCTCCTGGGCTCATTCCAGGAAGGCGGCCAGCTCGGCGACCTCTGGATCATGATCATCCTCGGCGTCTTCGGATGGCTGCTGAAATCGACAGGGTTCCCCCGGGCACCGTTCCTGATCGGTTTCGTCCTGGCCATTCCGCTGGAACGCTACTACTTCCTCACCGACAGCCTCTACGAAGGCTTCGATTGGATGGCCCGCCCCGGAGTCATGGTCTTCCTGGCAATCCTGATCCTGCCTATGATCTGGGCGTTCATCAAGTTCATCCGCGCGCGCCGACACACCAACCTTGACGATGGTCACCGGGACGAACAGCCCGAGGACGACGAAGCTCCGCTGAAGAATTCAATCTGGTCCCTCACAGCATCAGGCATCTTCTTCGTCGCCTTCGCCGCCGCCTTAATCTCGTCCGCTTCATTCTCACCGGAAGCCAGACTGGTCCCGCAGCTGGTGAGCACCGGAGGCCTGATCTTCTCCGGCATCCTGCTCTTCATTGAGATCCGGAGAAGGCTTCGCGACAGAACCCCGAAGGCAGATGAGACCCTTGCTGAGGAGGCAGAGGGGATCCTTGCTGAGGAGGCAGAGGGGATCCTTGACGCACAGCCCGCGAAGGCAGGTTGGACCCTTGATGCAAAGTTCGCATTGAAGACCTTCCTATGGATGACAGGCTTCCTGGCTCTCACGGCCGCCTTCGGATACCTGATTGCAGTCACGATCTTCATCCCGGCCTTCCTCCTGATAGTCGCAAGGGCTCGGCTCAAGGTTGCCATCATCTACACCGGCGTCCTGTACATCGTGCTCCTGGCACTGCCCTCGCTGCTGCCGATCGACCTGCCGCAGGGCTGGCTCAACACCCTCGTCTAG
- a CDS encoding tripartite tricarboxylate transporter substrate binding protein, producing MTSNKSSLEPPGLFPEGTDGQTEPSEQPDPPKHSRRTILTAVGAFALLGTATTVLGGSLLNPPSSTEDGNFSGETLEFLIPLASGGGTDTWARFIGTELTNYVPGRPGFAPVNEAGGEGILGTNRFARSAKTDGTEILVGTASTVVPWVLGRSAVKYSFEDLKPVVVNGTGGVIYARAEAGLTGIQDLINRDQPLEFGGISATGLDITTLVAFDLLEADVTSTFGFEGRGPVNLALQRGEIDLDYQTTSAYGSAVAGIVKEGKAVVLMSFGQLNEAGDVIRDPNFPDVPTVAEAYETLHGKKPSGEKYDAYKTLLGLTYTYQKGLWVPQETPENAYELLRQSSEKLGTDTGFQEKASKVLGGYPLVADTGMADRVRDAYKVSGSVRSYVTGLLADKYNIHVE from the coding sequence ATGACGAGCAACAAGTCATCCTTGGAGCCGCCCGGACTCTTCCCGGAAGGCACCGACGGGCAGACCGAGCCAAGCGAGCAGCCTGATCCGCCCAAGCACTCCCGGCGCACCATCCTCACAGCCGTAGGCGCATTCGCACTGCTGGGAACGGCAACCACCGTCCTTGGTGGCAGCTTGCTGAACCCGCCCTCCAGCACCGAAGACGGCAATTTCAGCGGCGAAACCCTCGAATTCCTGATTCCCCTGGCTTCAGGCGGTGGAACAGATACCTGGGCCCGGTTCATCGGCACCGAACTGACTAACTACGTCCCCGGCCGCCCCGGTTTTGCACCCGTGAACGAAGCCGGCGGCGAAGGCATTCTGGGCACCAACAGGTTCGCCCGCTCAGCCAAGACCGACGGCACCGAGATCCTGGTCGGCACGGCATCAACCGTAGTGCCCTGGGTCCTGGGCCGCTCGGCCGTTAAATACTCCTTTGAAGACCTTAAGCCCGTCGTCGTCAACGGCACCGGCGGAGTCATCTACGCCCGGGCCGAAGCCGGGCTAACCGGTATTCAGGACCTGATCAACAGAGACCAGCCGCTCGAGTTCGGTGGGATCAGCGCCACAGGCCTGGATATCACCACCCTGGTAGCCTTCGACCTGCTCGAAGCAGACGTCACGAGCACCTTCGGGTTCGAAGGCCGAGGCCCGGTCAACCTGGCCCTGCAGCGCGGCGAAATCGACTTGGACTACCAGACGACCTCAGCCTACGGCTCGGCCGTCGCCGGCATCGTCAAGGAAGGCAAAGCCGTCGTCTTGATGTCCTTCGGCCAGCTGAACGAGGCCGGGGACGTCATCCGTGACCCGAACTTCCCCGACGTGCCCACTGTCGCAGAAGCCTACGAAACTCTCCACGGAAAGAAGCCGTCAGGGGAAAAGTACGACGCCTACAAGACCCTGCTCGGGCTCACCTATACCTACCAAAAAGGACTTTGGGTTCCGCAGGAGACACCGGAGAACGCCTACGAGTTGCTGCGCCAATCCAGCGAGAAGCTCGGCACGGACACAGGTTTCCAGGAAAAGGCTTCCAAAGTACTTGGCGGCTATCCGCTCGTCGCGGACACCGGCATGGCCGACCGCGTCCGCGACGCCTACAAAGTCAGCGGCTCCGTCCGGTCCTATGTCACAGGGCTGCTCGCGGACAAATACAACATCCACGTTGAATAA
- a CDS encoding PrpF domain-containing protein: protein MFKIPAAWMRGGTSKCWVFEWDNLQVPGKSVDEVLLRLFGSPDNRQIDGVGGGTSTTSKAVILSRSLSDEADVDYTFAQVAIDEQRVDWGSNCGNCSAVVAPYAIQRGWVAPGQESTAVRTLNTNTDQLILQKVPTPGGKLQDPGTQMIPGVPFPGLSVGMGFLDPAGRTTGKLFPTGEPVEKVTFDGREVSATLIDAGAPLIILDAESIGLTGTETAADIDGQAALLVHLDDVRRDAAVRMGLVATRAEAARAIPKLALVGRAGPEDEADLNVRMLSMGRLHPALAITGSVALTMAAQQERTVVRDLLSTDPSSGLIMRTPAGLVQTWAEISDGVPVVGTIRSARRIADAELLLPESW from the coding sequence ATGTTTAAGATCCCAGCGGCGTGGATGCGGGGCGGAACCAGCAAATGCTGGGTGTTCGAATGGGACAACCTACAGGTCCCTGGAAAGAGCGTGGACGAAGTTCTTCTGCGTCTCTTCGGCAGCCCCGACAACCGTCAGATCGACGGCGTCGGAGGCGGAACATCCACGACAAGCAAGGCCGTCATCCTCTCCCGCTCCCTCAGCGACGAGGCCGATGTCGACTACACGTTCGCACAGGTGGCCATCGACGAGCAGAGAGTTGATTGGGGCAGTAACTGCGGCAACTGCTCAGCCGTGGTCGCACCGTATGCAATCCAACGAGGTTGGGTGGCTCCCGGCCAGGAGAGCACAGCCGTGCGGACCCTGAACACCAACACCGATCAGCTGATTCTGCAGAAGGTTCCGACTCCGGGTGGCAAACTTCAGGATCCGGGCACTCAGATGATCCCGGGCGTTCCGTTCCCCGGGCTGTCGGTCGGCATGGGATTCCTGGATCCCGCCGGGAGGACTACAGGGAAACTGTTCCCCACCGGTGAACCGGTGGAGAAGGTGACATTCGACGGACGGGAAGTCTCGGCCACGCTCATTGATGCCGGTGCTCCCCTGATTATTCTGGACGCTGAGTCCATCGGCCTCACCGGCACCGAGACGGCCGCGGACATCGACGGCCAGGCTGCACTCCTTGTGCATCTGGATGACGTACGCCGGGATGCCGCCGTCCGCATGGGCCTTGTAGCCACACGTGCTGAAGCCGCGCGGGCGATACCGAAGCTGGCACTCGTTGGCAGGGCGGGCCCGGAGGATGAAGCTGACCTCAACGTCAGAATGCTGTCCATGGGCAGGCTCCACCCGGCCCTGGCTATCACGGGAAGTGTGGCGCTGACCATGGCGGCTCAGCAGGAACGCACAGTGGTCCGGGACCTCCTCTCAACGGATCCTTCGTCCGGGCTGATTATGCGCACCCCCGCCGGCCTAGTCCAGACATGGGCGGAAATCAGCGACGGCGTGCCCGTCGTCGGAACCATTCGAAGCGCCCGCCGCATCGCGGACGCCGAACTGCTGCTTCCAGAGTCCTGGTAA
- a CDS encoding LysR family transcriptional regulator, with product MLNIRRLELLLDVVELGSITAAAEKHVYSPSGVSQQLRRLEAEIGQPLLQRQTRGMVPTDAGHVLAAHTRRILRQMAAAEADLAEIAGLHRGSLTMGTFPTLGGSFLPLVISRFKKEYPAIELHVRSSRFEDLVEMLENGQVGMSLLWDYEWNRINPGDFALTTVFEDATALIVGKDHRLARRKQVDMADLAAEEWIVRGDAHPVVEVLQRSASAAGFSPRIAFQANDYQEAQAMVSVGLGIALAPRTAVVNKHPGVSIVSLGASAPSRRVLLAHRHDRVRAAAEMAFQATLLEVAKDTTADFR from the coding sequence GTGTTGAACATCCGGAGGCTCGAATTGCTCTTAGACGTGGTCGAGCTCGGATCGATTACCGCTGCTGCAGAAAAGCATGTGTACTCCCCGTCGGGAGTTTCGCAGCAGCTGCGGCGCCTGGAAGCCGAAATCGGGCAGCCACTTCTTCAGCGGCAGACCCGTGGTATGGTCCCCACTGATGCCGGGCATGTTCTTGCAGCGCACACGCGACGCATCCTGCGTCAGATGGCTGCCGCTGAGGCGGATCTGGCAGAAATCGCAGGACTCCACCGGGGCAGCCTGACCATGGGGACCTTCCCCACCCTGGGCGGATCCTTTCTCCCGCTCGTGATCAGCCGGTTCAAGAAGGAGTACCCGGCGATTGAGCTGCACGTCCGCAGCAGCCGTTTCGAGGACTTGGTTGAGATGCTGGAAAACGGCCAGGTTGGAATGTCTCTCCTCTGGGACTACGAATGGAACCGGATCAATCCGGGGGACTTTGCCCTCACGACTGTTTTCGAGGACGCCACGGCGCTCATTGTGGGCAAGGACCACCGACTGGCGCGACGAAAGCAGGTGGACATGGCAGACCTGGCCGCCGAAGAATGGATCGTTCGCGGGGATGCGCATCCTGTGGTTGAAGTACTGCAAAGAAGCGCAAGTGCGGCAGGGTTCAGTCCACGGATCGCTTTCCAGGCCAACGACTACCAGGAGGCCCAAGCAATGGTCAGTGTTGGCCTGGGCATAGCGCTTGCTCCGCGAACCGCCGTCGTCAATAAGCATCCCGGTGTCAGCATCGTTTCACTGGGTGCGAGTGCCCCGTCCCGAAGGGTGCTCCTCGCCCACCGCCACGACAGGGTACGGGCTGCCGCAGAAATGGCCTTCCAGGCAACCCTCCTGGAGGTTGCCAAAGATACAACCGCGGACTTCCGGTGA
- a CDS encoding MFS transporter: MLIASAVLCQIALNLARPLISYKVLALGGDSVAVGLTSASFALLPVAIALWLGRLSDRRTSMKGITLAGTLLLATGPFLLSAAPSLLLVAVSSAVLGIGHLCFTIAGQSAIARFVPLSRMDAAFGWFTAAFSLGQLVGPLLGGLAMGSAGNASTATRLIDANAALILAGAISVLAIPVALGASARERASAREASEAAQAKAPTSKSVAHLLGIPTVKTNMLASLALLATTDIIVAFLPLLGEENGIAPIGIGVLLAIRAAASITSRLLLPVMLSRWSRTGLITASLAGAGITLSILPWLFGNPVLAAVLLAIIGFFLGLGQPITMTLITQAVPPEARGAALALRLLGNRLGQVALPIGAGLLATPAGPGGALWMSSAVLCAASIRWPRRPRA; the protein is encoded by the coding sequence ATGCTGATCGCATCCGCGGTGCTTTGCCAAATCGCTCTCAATCTGGCGAGGCCACTCATTTCTTATAAGGTGTTGGCCCTGGGCGGTGACTCGGTTGCAGTGGGCTTGACTTCTGCCTCCTTCGCCCTCCTTCCCGTGGCGATCGCCCTCTGGCTCGGTCGCCTGTCAGACCGCCGAACCTCGATGAAGGGCATCACCCTGGCGGGCACGCTCTTACTCGCAACCGGTCCATTCCTGCTCTCGGCCGCCCCATCCCTTCTGCTCGTTGCTGTGTCCAGCGCAGTACTGGGTATTGGACACCTGTGCTTCACGATTGCCGGGCAGTCCGCCATCGCACGATTCGTTCCCCTCAGCCGGATGGACGCAGCCTTCGGCTGGTTCACCGCGGCGTTCTCCCTAGGCCAGCTCGTTGGTCCCCTTCTTGGCGGTCTGGCCATGGGATCTGCAGGAAACGCGTCCACAGCCACCCGGCTCATTGACGCGAACGCGGCATTGATACTCGCGGGGGCGATATCGGTGCTGGCCATTCCGGTCGCCCTCGGGGCATCGGCGAGAGAACGCGCAAGTGCCCGAGAAGCCTCAGAGGCAGCTCAAGCGAAGGCTCCCACATCAAAGTCTGTCGCCCACCTTCTGGGTATCCCCACCGTGAAGACCAATATGCTCGCCAGCCTCGCACTGCTGGCCACAACCGACATCATCGTTGCGTTCCTACCTCTACTGGGAGAAGAAAACGGGATCGCACCCATCGGAATCGGCGTCCTTCTGGCGATTCGGGCGGCCGCCTCGATCACATCCCGCCTGCTCCTGCCCGTGATGCTGTCCCGATGGAGCAGAACCGGACTCATCACCGCCAGCCTCGCGGGGGCAGGTATCACCCTATCGATCCTGCCATGGCTGTTCGGGAATCCTGTCCTGGCCGCGGTCCTCTTAGCCATCATTGGATTCTTCCTCGGACTCGGACAACCCATCACGATGACACTCATCACCCAAGCGGTCCCTCCCGAGGCGCGAGGCGCCGCACTGGCGCTGAGGCTGCTAGGCAACCGCCTCGGACAGGTTGCCCTGCCGATCGGGGCAGGGTTGCTGGCAACTCCAGCCGGACCGGGCGGAGCCTTATGGATGTCGTCAGCAGTTCTTTGCGCCGCGTCCATAAGATGGCCAAGAAGGCCCAGAGCCTAG